The region CAAAGCCATAGAAGTGTATTCCATATTGACCATAGGAGATGGTCTGGTTTCGCAAATACCGGCGCTGATGATATCTATTACCGCCGGTGTGATAGTTACCAGGGTATCCTCCGATGCGGCCAATCCATTGGGCCGTGACATAGGTAAGCAGTTATTGTCAAGGCCGAAAGCACTGGTCATTGGTGGTTGTCTAATCGTCGGTTTCATGTTGATACCAGGATTTCCAAAAATACCATTTGTGATCATTGGTATTATTTCTGTCTTGGCCGGGCGTTCGCTGATGAAATCCGAAGGCGATGGCAAGGGCGATGTTCCCAAAACGGCAAAACTTGCCAAAGCCACCGGTATGCCATCGGATATTGCACCAAATATTCCCACATTTAAAGAAGAGAAGGAGGAATTTTCCGTTACTGTGCCGTTGCTGTTGGATGTGGCCTCATCCATAGAGGATTCGGTGGATCCCACTGCTTTGAATGATCAACTAATACAGATTCGGAAAGCTCTGTACTATGATCTTGGTGTACCATTTCCTGGTATCCATTTGAGATTTAACGAAAATCTTACCGATGGTATATATCAAATTCTATTGCAAGAGGTTCCGATTTCTCAAGGTCGGATTCTCAAGGATCATGTATTGGTTCGCGAATCCAAGGAAAGCCTTGGAATTCTAAATATTTCTTACCAAGAGGAGAAGGCATTTTTGCCAAACATACCATCGCTTTGGGTGAGCAAAGATCTCGTCCCACAGATGGATAAGGCCAGCATCAGCTATATGACTACACCTCAAATATTTACTTATCATTTATCATTCATATTAAAAAAGTATTCCGGTGAGTTCATTGGTTTGCAGGAAACCAGATTTATTCTGGAAAATATGGAAAAAAATTTCCCAGAACTAGTAAAGGAGGTTCAGAGGGTTCTGCCGGTACAAAAGGTTGGCGAGGTGCTACAGCGTCTTGTGCAAGAAGATGTTTCCATAAGGAATCTCCGATTAATCATGCAGTGTCTCATAGACTGGGGCCAAAAGGAAAAGGAACCAGTATTGTTGGCAGACTATGTGAGGTCCAGCCTCAAAAGGTATATCAGCTATAAATATAGCGGTGGGCAGAATATTTTGGCAGTGTATTTGCTGGATCCATCGGTGGAAGATGTGGTCAGAAAAGCCATAAGGCAAACATCGGCAGGAAGTTATCTAGCGCTTGAACCGGATACGGCAAAGCAAATTGTACATAAGGTTAAGGAGGAAGTGGGAGATTTTTCCAAAGAATCCAATAGACCTGTGTTACTAACATCAATGGACATAAGGCGTTATGTACGCAAACTGATAGAACTTGAGCTGTATGAAATGCCGGTACTGTCTCATCAGGAGCTAACCGAAGAAATAACCATACAACCATTGGGAAGAATTTCACTTGGATAATTTATAATTAAAATAATTGGAGGGATTTGTGCTATGGCAAATGAATTCAAAATTTTTACGAACAAAGAAGACAAAAATAATACCCAGATTTCTGAGGCTAGAAATCTTTTGGCATTGGCTGATAAAATGTTTAACGACTATTGTTTAGATGATGACACCATTGGCAAGTTTTTTGAACTGGAATTTGCAAAATCCTATAAATTTGACGTGTTAGAGGCTGTAAAGACCGAACGCAGTCGTCTTGAGATGATGGGATTGGTACCATCGAATGGATGGAAAAAGCTTCCTTTCGAAATCGATGCTCAAAATGACGAAAAATCCCATGAGCTGCTTCGCCGTAAAGCAAAGGAGCCGGAAAAAGAGAAGGTGGAAATCGCGATTAATACTGAGGATAAGCGCACTTCTTTGCAACAAATGGACAGGGTTAGGTACAAACTTGAGGAATCCATCGAGAGCGTAAAAGCTTCCGAGCTAGAGGTGAGAAATTCAATAAATGAAGGGCTAAATATTTCCTTTCAGCTACCATCAGAACAAGCCGCCGATCGCCCAGCGATTTCAACCTGCAAAGAGTCCTGTGATAAGGCTAAAATCTCGGAATTTTCAAGATCGGATGAATATAGTGATTTCTCTATTTCTGAATATGCCGAAAAGGTTGAGCCCAAGGATGATATGCAGCAAATTTCTACCCATCAAGTCATGAAAAAAGTTGCCGAAGAATTGGAAAAAGCCGGCATCATGCAATCGAAATGTGACCATGATATTTCTGAGAAAAAATCGGAGAATGATAGGATCGATAATGTTGTAAAACCGAAACCATCGGTCAATGGAAGTAAAACCTATCGTTCTAGCCGTAGTCGAGGCACTGTGATCTCCGCATTGAGATCGACGGTAAATAGGCACTATTTGGACAAAAACGTCAAATCCACACCGGAAAATAATAAACAGATAGTCAATGCCAGCGAATTGCCGGTCATATTGTCGCAACACATTGAACCAGAAAACGTTAAGTCAAATGTGGATGTCAGTAAAAAAGTTAAGATCAGGAGAAGGTTAAAACTATAAGTCAATAACGGAGGAACCTATGATAAAGATAAATCCAGCAGATTATGCCCCAGGGACCGGTGGTGCCATGGCTCCAAATTTTGAAGACCCGAATGATCCTAGGAATAATGTTTTCAATAAGGGCAAACATGTCGCGTTCTATGAGTATGAAGCAAATATTCCCGAGGGAGGTTTCGGGCCGCGTCCAAGCCCTTCGGAGGTGAAGAAGTCGCCGGGGGAAGTGCCCATGGCCTGGCAGCTTGGCATAAGAGAACCCGAAGAATACAAAGCTCCAATTTCTTCGAGTGCCGTGGCCAATACATTGTTTCCAACCTTTGAAGAGCCCATTGCGCCGGCGGCTCCGACACCCAGGGAATCGGCGATAGATAATGATTTGGATTCAATGCTCAAGTCATTGCCAGAGTATGCATTGCGTAATATTGATAAACTTCCAGATTCTTCCCTGGCACCGGATATGGCTCGCTTTGAATTTATCACCAAAGCTCCATTGGCACCTTCATCCATAGACCATGCCTGGTCTGTGGCAGAAGAGTATGGATTTGATCAAAAAAGTATCGAGAGTTTGACCTTTGTAGAGCAGCAGAAATATTTGGAAAATGCAGCCTATAGCATTGATAGAAACGAATCCATTTCTTTGGAAAATTCTGCTGCGTTTCTGCTAAAAGCAAAATCCCAGTGGAATAATATGCGACATTCATTTCTCGGATCGTTTTCCGTATTGCCATCACTACCAAATAATTGCACCTGGGCACAGTTGATTTCCTATGTAAACTATTATTTGATCAGGGATTCGTTCGACTATAATGCTTCCATATCCACTGAAGCCACAGAAATATTGGGTGAACAGATTGCAAAGACTGTATTGGCCGAATTTCCCGAAGCCATAGTTAAGAACAAATTGGCTTTGATTCAAAATGAAATTCTGAGAAACGAAGTAGACCTAGCATTAAATAGCAAAGAGGCCGGTTCGAAGTCTCTACTGGAAGAGATAGTTGCCAAAGTCGTCGAGGTGGCAATGATCGCAGTGAAAACCGAATCATCGAATGCATTTTCATCAATTTCGAATAAAATCACGGAGATAATAAATGATTTACCGTCGGAAATTGTCAGCAATGAAGTAAAGTCCCAATTGAGAACTATGCTAGGTGGGAATGGTGAATTCATATCCAGTGCTCCATTGGATATCAGGAGCATTATCATCGATGAGGTGAATAAGAAGAGGTTCGATATAACGATGAAGGATCTGTCTGCGGTTGTGACTAAATCTCATGATGAAGGAATACAAATTTCTGAAGCCACAATGATTTCAGCAGATAATATAGATGCATTTAAAAATTGTATGGAATATTTCCTACAGAAGCTAAAGGTTCAAAAATCCCAGGTCCCATTGCCAACTGGTCTTAGCGAAATCGATATAGTTGATGGCAGACCAGGAGATTTGGATGACATAATCCAAGTTCTCAATGAAGAAATGTTTAGCCTGGATAAATTCGTCCATGCCGAAGTAAATAGTGGAATATTTTCTGTGATAAAATCTCAGGTTTCTCAGCGTTTATCATTGGAAAAAATCCTAAAGGAATTAAATCTAAGAAAATTGAATCAAGGGCTGGATGTAAATTTAGCAGAAGATGTTAGATATTCAATCTCCGATGAGTTTTCCAACACATTGATCAGTGCAATAAGCGAAAAGGTTGTAACTGTGGTATCGGATCTACTGATTTCTTCCAGTGATGTTTCCAATCAAAATGTTTCAAATGCCATAAAAGAAGCATTGGCTGAAGTCGTAGAAAATCTCGATACACTGGTGGATACTGAGCATGTAATTGATGTTCAAGCCCTGAAAAATGAAGTGCAAGGAGTGCTCAGTGCATTGCTTGTACCAGATAATGAAATCAGTGCTTCATCAATGGCCTATGAAGTCATTGGTAAAACAGCGCAGAATGCAGTGACAAATGCCAATAAAAAGAAAATCGAGGCTCAGCTTAATTATATAAAAAGTCTATTGGTTAAAACTGATAAAAATAAGGAGATTGATCCGTCTCTGGAATTAGATGAAGCGACAAAGCTTAAATGGGAATATGCCTATGGCAAGTTACTGAAAGATCATTATGAGCCGATGCTTAGGAATGAACTGCTTGCCACGGCGGCCGGCATAGATGATTGGTTGGCATTGGCTGGCAATAGGCCCGTGGCCTGCGTTACCATTCAAAATAAAATCACGGAATTGCGCAAACAGTATGGTGTGTTTTATGAAGCCATGCAGGCCTTCGAAAACAAAGGCAAGTGTTTTTTGGAAGGTTCCGAATATATTAGATTTAAGGACCTAATGAACCAGTACGATTTATTTTCGGAATTTTTCACCAATGATAAACTGAACATGGAGGAAATGATATTGAAATATATAACTACCTACAATAGGTTCGGTATAAAATGCTATGCTTCACGTGAAAAATTTGACATAAGCGATTACAATAGGGAGCTGGAGAAAATATTGAGTGGCTTTACCGGCTCCTACGATGAAATCACAGAGTTGGTTAAGAAGAGACTGCAGAATGAAAAAACCAATCTAATTATTGAGCTTTATCTCATAGATATCTATGTGTCCTATGTGAAAGCAAATTATTTTAACCAAGATTTTTTCCTGCTTTTGACCAATGATTTGGTGGAAAATTGGCGTACCGATGATGTACAGAGGCAGCTATTGCTGAATAAGGTCTACGAGATTGCCATCGACTATGGCATATTAAAGACAAACGACAATGGCAATTTTGTTTCGGCCACAACGTTAAACTCTCCTGATTATAGATATGTCAATGGCATTGCTGATACGATCAAGGGGTACAATTTTGATACGGATCCGCAGATAATCATTTCGCAAATTTTAAAGACTATTAAGAATTATACCGGTACAGATTTATATACGAATGATAAATTTTTGGCAGAACTTCATGCTCTTTTGACCAAGGGAAATAGAATAAAATTTGATCCCGAAGATCCTTTATTGAAGGATATTGTAAAATACGCGGATTCCACGACCATAGATTTCACGCTCCGGAAGTTGCTGGTCGATACCATACCAGGAGTCAAAGGAGCAAATATTACTCCTGGACTTTTGGAGTTGGAAAAAACCGTAAATGCTGGTTTGGGTAGTGACATGAATGCTCAGTTTAAGCTGTGTACCGACGGTCTAGTCACACTGAATGAACAGTTCGCGAAATTATCAAAAACGGTGGCACCGGACGATATACAGACTGTGATAGACGCAATTTCCACGTTAACGACCGCTCAAAAGCCACCAACGGAAACCGGATCTAGAGCTGCAATTATATCGGAATTTGTCGAAGCTTATAATGTTATTTTGGGGCAAATAAAAGTAAATGTATTGCCGAAATTGACAGATTATAACAATTATCTGGCTTCGCATGGTCCGACAGACGAAGGTGTTTTGGA is a window of Puniceicoccales bacterium DNA encoding:
- a CDS encoding FHIPEP family type III secretion protein, translated to KAIEVYSILTIGDGLVSQIPALMISITAGVIVTRVSSDAANPLGRDIGKQLLSRPKALVIGGCLIVGFMLIPGFPKIPFVIIGIISVLAGRSLMKSEGDGKGDVPKTAKLAKATGMPSDIAPNIPTFKEEKEEFSVTVPLLLDVASSIEDSVDPTALNDQLIQIRKALYYDLGVPFPGIHLRFNENLTDGIYQILLQEVPISQGRILKDHVLVRESKESLGILNISYQEEKAFLPNIPSLWVSKDLVPQMDKASISYMTTPQIFTYHLSFILKKYSGEFIGLQETRFILENMEKNFPELVKEVQRVLPVQKVGEVLQRLVQEDVSIRNLRLIMQCLIDWGQKEKEPVLLADYVRSSLKRYISYKYSGGQNILAVYLLDPSVEDVVRKAIRQTSAGSYLALEPDTAKQIVHKVKEEVGDFSKESNRPVLLTSMDIRRYVRKLIELELYEMPVLSHQELTEEITIQPLGRISLG